One genomic region from Paroceanicella profunda encodes:
- a CDS encoding M48 family metalloprotease, producing MSRTALERYALLEALGLYYDGFEDHPREVVVKFGEATLTLLSTNDLPITHWALASLRRLPDSPPDGPLRLSPGPESDERLELSDPDMIEALTLVCRDLDGTPQPRNRRALKLIGGAGLLAAALVALYLAVPMMAVQIALLLPQARQQLLGRAMVQDLRTDLGDGTPLRMCDAPEGVRALTRMMTRLTRGDAAGGRVTVQVFDHPMQSAFAVPGHRILVFRGLIEAADSPEDLAGLLAHALGHALAEDPTGRTLAAATPMEIAEIVFGRLSPDTVSRLAADLPQSDYADKREAEAIARATGLLRQAGLPETAGQALLRRLAAQGATDTGTGPVPHAARHVMPEPPAPEAAAPFIPSLDDQDWVALRGICDR from the coding sequence ATGTCCCGCACCGCTCTCGAACGCTATGCGCTGCTGGAAGCGCTCGGCCTCTATTACGACGGCTTCGAGGATCACCCGCGCGAGGTGGTCGTGAAGTTCGGCGAGGCCACCCTCACCCTGCTCAGCACGAATGACCTGCCGATCACCCACTGGGCGCTCGCCTCGCTGCGCCGCCTGCCGGATTCGCCGCCGGACGGCCCATTGCGCCTGTCGCCCGGGCCGGAGAGCGACGAGCGGCTGGAACTGTCGGATCCGGACATGATCGAGGCGCTCACCCTCGTCTGCCGCGACCTCGACGGCACGCCGCAGCCCCGAAACCGCCGGGCGCTGAAGCTGATCGGCGGCGCGGGGCTGCTGGCCGCGGCGCTGGTCGCGCTCTATCTCGCGGTGCCGATGATGGCGGTGCAGATCGCGCTGCTGCTGCCGCAGGCCCGCCAGCAACTGCTCGGCCGCGCCATGGTCCAGGACCTGCGCACGGACCTGGGCGACGGCACGCCGCTGCGCATGTGCGACGCGCCGGAGGGCGTGCGGGCGCTGACCCGGATGATGACCCGGCTCACCCGCGGCGACGCCGCCGGCGGGCGCGTCACGGTCCAGGTGTTCGACCACCCGATGCAGAGCGCCTTCGCCGTGCCCGGCCACCGCATCCTGGTGTTTCGCGGACTGATCGAGGCGGCCGACAGCCCCGAGGACCTCGCCGGCCTGCTCGCCCATGCCCTCGGCCATGCCCTGGCGGAGGACCCCACGGGCCGCACCCTCGCCGCCGCCACCCCGATGGAAATCGCCGAGATCGTGTTCGGCCGCCTCTCGCCGGACACCGTCTCGCGCCTCGCCGCCGACCTGCCGCAGAGCGACTACGCCGACAAGCGCGAAGCCGAGGCCATCGCCCGCGCCACCGGGCTGCTCCGCCAGGCGGGACTGCCCGAGACCGCCGGCCAGGCCCTGCTGCGCCGGCTGGCCGCACAGGGCGCCACGGACACCGGCACAGGCCCGGTGCCGCACGCCGCACGCCACGTGATGCCGGAGCCGCCTGCGCCGGAAGCAGCCGCGCCCTTCATCCCCTCCCTCGATGATCAGGACTGGGTGGCCCTGCGCGGCATCTGCGACCGCTGA
- a CDS encoding DUF1153 domain-containing protein, with protein sequence MYIKRVNGPVFATGLNGEVITRSDLPPADTKRWVARRKAAVVAAVNGGLITAEEACRRYALSMEELDAWRDAVARHGARALRVTTMQTFR encoded by the coding sequence ATGTATATCAAGCGGGTGAACGGCCCTGTCTTCGCGACGGGGCTGAACGGAGAAGTCATAACGCGCTCGGATCTGCCGCCGGCAGATACCAAGCGCTGGGTCGCGCGCCGCAAGGCCGCGGTCGTCGCGGCCGTGAACGGCGGCCTGATCACCGCCGAGGAGGCGTGCAGGCGATATGCCCTGTCGATGGAAGAACTGGATGCCTGGCGCGATGCGGTCGCCCGGCACGGGGCGCGTGCCCTTCGGGTAACGACAATGCAGACATTTCGTTAG
- the ctrA gene encoding response regulator transcription factor CtrA, producing the protein MRVLLVEDDPTTSRSIEMMLSKANLNVYTTDLGEEGIDLARLYDYDLILLDLNLPDMTGYEVLRQLRVSKIATPILILSGLDDTENKIRGFGVGADDYMTKPFNSDELVARIHAIVRRSKGHAQSVIETGKVRVNLDAKTVDVAGKPVPLTGKEYQMLELLSLRKGTTLTKEMFLNHLYGGMDEPELKIIDVFICKLRKKLSVATEGDNYIETVWGRGYVLRDPVPSQAAMAG; encoded by the coding sequence ATGCGTGTTCTACTGGTTGAGGATGATCCGACGACCTCGCGCAGCATCGAGATGATGCTGAGCAAGGCGAACCTGAATGTGTACACCACAGATCTCGGAGAGGAGGGAATAGATCTCGCACGCCTGTATGATTACGACCTCATCTTGCTGGACCTGAACCTGCCGGACATGACCGGCTACGAGGTTCTTCGCCAGTTGAGGGTGTCCAAGATCGCGACGCCGATCCTCATCCTTTCGGGGCTCGACGACACCGAGAACAAGATCCGCGGCTTCGGCGTGGGCGCGGATGATTACATGACCAAGCCTTTCAACAGCGACGAACTGGTGGCCAGGATCCATGCCATCGTGCGGCGCTCCAAGGGCCATGCGCAGTCTGTGATCGAGACCGGGAAGGTCCGGGTGAATCTCGATGCCAAGACGGTCGATGTCGCCGGGAAGCCGGTGCCGCTGACCGGCAAGGAATACCAGATGCTCGAGCTGCTGTCGCTCCGCAAGGGGACGACGCTGACCAAGGAAATGTTCCTAAACCATCTCTACGGGGGCATGGACGAACCGGAGCTCAAGATCATCGACGTGTTCATCTGCAAGCTGCGAAAGAAACTTTCCGTTGCCACGGAAGGGGACAACTACATCGAGACTGTCTGGGGGCGCGGCTACGTGCTCCGCGATCCGGTTCCTTCACAGGCCGCCATGGCCGGCTGA
- a CDS encoding dipeptidase, translating into MSQLDDVLAHIDADQPQALERLFDLLRMESISTDPAYAAECEKAADWLVEDLKSLGFEATRHDTPGRPMVVAHSGGSGKHLLFYGHYDVQPVDPLELWTRPPFEPMIEDTPHGQVIRARGASDDKGQLMTFLEACRAWKAVTGALPANITILFEGEEESGSPSLIPFLEAHAEELKAELALVCDTGMLDRDTPAIATRLRGMLGEQITVKAASKDLHSGAFGGPAANPIRVLAKILAGLHDTEGRVTLPGFYDGVADLPAEIKAQWDALNFDGEAFLGEVGLKVPAGEQGYSALEQIWSRPTLEFNGIIGGYTGEGFKTVLPAQASAKVSMRLVSQQDPMTLRAALRAYVESCLPADVTVEYKPHGGSMATELPTDTPEFTAAQAALTEEWATEAVFSGMGGSIPIVGHFRKILGMNSLMVGFGLDDDQIHSPNEKYELRSFHKGTRSWARILEALAKA; encoded by the coding sequence ATGTCGCAGCTCGACGACGTTCTCGCCCATATCGATGCCGACCAGCCCCAGGCGCTGGAGCGGCTTTTCGACCTGCTGCGCATGGAGAGCATCTCCACCGATCCGGCCTATGCCGCGGAATGCGAGAAGGCGGCGGACTGGCTGGTGGAGGACCTGAAGTCGCTCGGTTTCGAGGCCACGCGCCATGACACGCCGGGCCGGCCGATGGTCGTGGCCCATTCCGGCGGCAGCGGCAAGCACCTGCTGTTCTACGGCCATTACGACGTGCAGCCGGTGGACCCGCTGGAGCTGTGGACCCGCCCGCCCTTCGAGCCGATGATCGAGGACACCCCGCATGGCCAGGTGATCCGGGCGCGCGGCGCGTCCGACGACAAGGGCCAGCTGATGACCTTCCTGGAGGCCTGCCGGGCCTGGAAGGCGGTGACGGGCGCGCTGCCGGCGAACATCACCATCCTGTTCGAGGGCGAGGAGGAATCCGGCTCGCCCTCGCTCATCCCCTTCCTGGAGGCCCATGCGGAGGAGCTGAAGGCCGAGCTGGCGCTGGTCTGCGACACCGGCATGCTGGACCGCGACACCCCGGCCATCGCCACCCGCCTGCGCGGCATGCTGGGCGAGCAGATCACCGTGAAGGCGGCCAGCAAGGACCTGCATTCGGGCGCCTTCGGCGGCCCGGCCGCGAACCCGATCCGCGTGCTGGCGAAGATCCTCGCCGGGCTGCATGACACGGAGGGCCGGGTCACCCTGCCCGGTTTCTACGACGGCGTGGCCGACCTGCCGGCCGAGATCAAGGCGCAGTGGGACGCGCTGAACTTCGACGGCGAGGCCTTCCTCGGCGAGGTGGGGCTGAAGGTGCCGGCCGGCGAGCAGGGCTATTCCGCGCTGGAGCAGATCTGGTCGCGCCCGACGCTGGAGTTCAACGGCATCATCGGCGGCTACACCGGCGAGGGCTTCAAGACCGTGCTGCCGGCGCAGGCCTCGGCCAAGGTGTCGATGCGGCTGGTGAGCCAGCAGGACCCGATGACGCTGCGCGCCGCCCTGCGCGCTTACGTGGAGAGCTGCCTGCCCGCCGACGTGACGGTGGAGTACAAGCCGCACGGCGGCTCCATGGCCACCGAGCTTCCCACCGACACGCCGGAATTCACCGCGGCCCAGGCCGCCCTCACCGAGGAATGGGCCACCGAGGCCGTGTTCTCCGGCATGGGCGGGTCCATCCCGATCGTCGGGCATTTCCGCAAGATCCTCGGGATGAACAGCCTGATGGTGGGTTTCGGGCTGGACGATGACCAGATCCATTCGCCCAACGAGAAGTACGAGCTGCGCTCGTTCCACAAGGGCACGCGCAGCTGGGCGCGGATCCTCGAGGCGCTGGCGAAGGCCTGA
- the ligA gene encoding NAD-dependent DNA ligase LigA encodes MVSDTDISDLTEDQARAELEWLAARIAEADVAYHREDAPLLTDSDYDALRRRNLAIEERFPHLRRADSPAMRVGAAPADGFSKVRHRVRMLSLANAFSAEEVTEFDTRIRRFLGLDAEAPLAYTAEPKIDGLSLSLRYEKGVLVQAATRGDGAEGENVTANARTVDDIPERIADAPEVMEVRGEVYMAHDDFEALNAAQEARGARPFANPRNAAAGSLRQLDAGVTAARPLRFFAYAWGEVSEPLGETQSGVLARFKAMGFSVNPLTQLCDGPGAMIARYDHIAAERAMLPYDIDGVVYKLDRLDLQERLGFRSTTPRWAIAHKFAAEEAVTELTAIEIQVGRTGALSPVARLRPVTVGGVVVSNATLHNEDYIAGRGGDGEPIREGRDIRVGDWVTVYRAGDVIPKIKDVDLSRRPDSAVPYVFPETCPACGSHAPREPGEAVRRCSGGLICPAQSVEKLRHFVSRAAFDIDGLGARQVEAFHSMGWVNEPADIFTLKDRHGPGNLQRVQSLEGWGEKSATKLFAAIDERRRIPLNRLIFGLGIRHVGESTATLLARHYGSWRAFEAAMRAAQEDEAERQGLLDIDGVGTVLASALIETFAEPNARAAMDRLLAQLEVEDVAAPSGAGSPVAGKTVVFTGTLEKMTRAEAKARAESLGAKVSGSVSKKTDIVVAGPGAGSKLAQAEALGLEVLSEDDWLALISGA; translated from the coding sequence ATCGTGAGCGACACTGACATTTCCGATCTGACGGAAGACCAGGCCCGGGCCGAACTGGAATGGCTGGCCGCCCGCATCGCGGAGGCCGATGTCGCCTATCACCGGGAGGACGCACCGCTCCTGACTGATTCGGACTATGACGCCCTGCGCCGGCGGAACCTGGCGATCGAGGAGCGGTTTCCGCATCTGCGCCGCGCCGACAGCCCGGCGATGCGGGTCGGCGCCGCCCCGGCGGACGGGTTTTCCAAGGTGCGCCACCGGGTCCGGATGCTGTCGCTCGCCAATGCCTTCTCCGCGGAGGAGGTAACCGAGTTCGACACCCGCATCCGCCGGTTCCTCGGGCTCGATGCCGAGGCGCCGCTGGCCTACACCGCCGAGCCGAAGATCGACGGCCTCTCCCTGTCGCTGCGCTATGAGAAGGGCGTGCTCGTGCAGGCCGCCACCCGGGGCGATGGCGCCGAGGGCGAGAATGTCACCGCCAATGCCCGCACCGTGGACGACATTCCCGAGCGGATCGCCGATGCGCCGGAGGTGATGGAGGTGCGCGGCGAGGTCTACATGGCCCATGACGATTTCGAGGCGCTGAACGCAGCGCAGGAGGCGCGCGGGGCGCGGCCCTTCGCCAATCCGCGCAACGCGGCCGCGGGCTCGCTGCGCCAGCTCGACGCCGGCGTGACCGCGGCGCGGCCGCTGCGCTTCTTCGCCTATGCCTGGGGCGAGGTGTCCGAGCCCCTGGGCGAAACCCAGTCCGGCGTGCTGGCGCGCTTCAAGGCCATGGGTTTCAGTGTGAACCCGCTCACGCAGCTTTGCGACGGGCCGGGGGCGATGATCGCGCGCTACGATCACATCGCGGCCGAGCGCGCCATGCTGCCCTATGACATCGATGGCGTAGTCTACAAGCTTGACCGGCTGGACCTGCAGGAGCGGCTCGGCTTCCGCTCCACCACGCCGCGCTGGGCCATCGCGCACAAGTTCGCGGCCGAGGAGGCGGTGACCGAGCTCACTGCCATCGAGATCCAGGTGGGCCGGACCGGGGCGCTTTCGCCCGTCGCGCGGCTGCGGCCGGTCACGGTGGGCGGCGTGGTGGTCTCGAACGCCACCCTGCACAACGAGGATTACATTGCCGGACGGGGCGGCGACGGCGAGCCGATCCGCGAGGGTCGCGACATCCGCGTGGGCGACTGGGTAACGGTCTACCGCGCCGGCGACGTGATCCCGAAGATCAAGGACGTGGACCTCTCGCGCCGGCCGGACAGTGCCGTGCCCTATGTCTTCCCGGAGACCTGCCCGGCCTGCGGCAGCCACGCCCCGCGCGAGCCCGGAGAGGCGGTGCGGCGCTGCAGCGGCGGGTTGATCTGCCCGGCGCAATCGGTTGAGAAGCTTCGGCATTTCGTGTCCCGCGCCGCGTTCGACATCGACGGTCTCGGCGCCCGGCAGGTGGAGGCCTTCCACTCCATGGGCTGGGTGAACGAGCCGGCGGACATCTTCACCCTGAAGGACCGGCACGGCCCGGGCAACCTGCAGCGGGTGCAGTCGCTGGAGGGCTGGGGCGAGAAATCCGCCACCAAGCTGTTCGCGGCCATCGACGAGCGCCGCCGCATCCCGCTCAACCGGCTGATCTTCGGCCTCGGCATCCGCCATGTCGGCGAGAGCACCGCCACGTTGCTGGCGCGGCACTACGGTTCGTGGCGGGCGTTCGAGGCGGCGATGCGCGCCGCGCAGGAGGACGAGGCGGAGCGCCAGGGCCTGCTGGACATCGACGGCGTGGGCACCGTGCTCGCCTCCGCCCTGATCGAGACCTTCGCCGAGCCGAACGCCCGCGCCGCGATGGACCGGCTGCTGGCGCAACTGGAGGTCGAGGATGTCGCGGCGCCGAGCGGCGCCGGCAGCCCGGTCGCCGGCAAGACGGTGGTCTTCACCGGCACGCTGGAGAAGATGACCCGGGCCGAGGCCAAGGCCCGTGCCGAGAGCCTCGGGGCCAAGGTGTCCGGCTCGGTGTCGAAGAAGACGGACATCGTGGTGGCCGGCCCCGGCGCCGGTTCGAAACTGGCGCAGGCCGAGGCGCTCGGTCTCGAGGTGCTGAGCGAGGATGACTGGCTGGCGCTGATTTCCGGAGCCTGA
- a CDS encoding long-chain-fatty-acid--CoA ligase — MHDLMQDWEMRVTHILDHAARYHAGRRLAGRSAEGDRIDTTYGALRGAALRVTQALRRDGIGRGDVVGVMAWNTPRMMEVWYGVPGAGAVLHTLNPRLFADQLVYIINHAGDTVMMVDADLLPVLEAIADRLPKVRRWIVLTDTARMPATALPAISYEDWLAGTDGDTGWTEGSERDACGICYTSGTTGNPKGVVYTHRSNVLHALTAQARDMFGLASSDTLMPVVPLFHANGWSCAYSAPMSGAAMVMPGRDMSPAGLYEMLSLGVTITAAVPTIWLGLLRYLEENRLDLPHLDRVVIGGSSCPRAVIEAFQERYGVQVLHAWGMTEMSPLGTVCTFKPEVAALGPEARLDTQETVGHPPFMIDLAITDDAGRPLPHDGRTQGRLKARGPAVLRRYLNEEEDALCPEGWFDTGDMATMDAHGYVRITDRSKDVIKSGGEWISSIALENAAVGHPDVAEAAAIGIPHPKWDERPLLVVVPRPGRHPDKRDILDLIATRFARWQVPDDVLFVSEIPHTATGKISKLTLRRQLAEMNYVAPE, encoded by the coding sequence ATGCACGACCTGATGCAGGACTGGGAAATGCGCGTGACGCATATTCTCGACCACGCGGCGCGCTACCATGCCGGGCGCCGGCTGGCCGGCCGCAGCGCGGAGGGAGACCGGATCGACACCACCTACGGCGCCCTGCGCGGGGCTGCCCTGCGCGTGACCCAGGCACTGCGGCGCGACGGCATCGGCCGGGGCGACGTGGTGGGCGTGATGGCCTGGAACACGCCGCGGATGATGGAGGTGTGGTACGGCGTGCCCGGCGCAGGCGCGGTGTTGCACACGCTCAACCCGCGCCTCTTCGCGGACCAGCTCGTCTACATCATCAACCACGCCGGCGACACGGTGATGATGGTCGACGCGGACCTGCTGCCGGTGCTGGAGGCCATCGCCGACCGGCTGCCGAAGGTCCGCCGCTGGATCGTGCTCACCGACACGGCGCGCATGCCCGCCACCGCCCTGCCCGCCATCAGCTACGAGGACTGGCTTGCCGGCACGGACGGCGACACCGGCTGGACAGAGGGTTCGGAGCGCGACGCCTGCGGCATCTGCTACACCTCCGGCACCACGGGAAACCCCAAGGGCGTGGTCTACACCCACCGCTCCAACGTGCTCCACGCCCTCACCGCCCAGGCGCGCGACATGTTCGGTCTCGCCTCCTCCGACACGCTGATGCCGGTGGTGCCGCTGTTCCACGCCAACGGCTGGTCCTGCGCCTATTCCGCGCCGATGTCTGGCGCGGCCATGGTGATGCCGGGGCGCGACATGAGCCCCGCCGGGCTCTACGAGATGCTGTCGCTCGGGGTCACCATCACCGCTGCCGTGCCCACCATCTGGCTGGGCCTGCTGCGCTATCTGGAGGAGAACCGGCTGGACCTGCCGCATCTCGACCGGGTGGTGATCGGCGGCTCCTCCTGCCCGCGCGCCGTCATCGAGGCCTTCCAGGAGCGCTACGGCGTGCAGGTGCTGCACGCCTGGGGAATGACCGAAATGTCCCCTCTGGGCACGGTCTGCACCTTCAAGCCGGAGGTGGCCGCCCTCGGGCCGGAGGCCCGGCTCGACACGCAGGAGACCGTGGGCCACCCGCCCTTCATGATCGACCTCGCCATCACCGACGACGCCGGCCGCCCCTTGCCGCATGACGGCCGCACGCAGGGCCGGCTGAAGGCCCGCGGCCCCGCCGTGCTGCGCCGCTACCTCAACGAGGAGGAGGACGCGCTCTGCCCCGAGGGCTGGTTCGACACCGGGGACATGGCCACCATGGACGCGCACGGCTACGTGCGCATTACCGACCGCTCCAAGGACGTGATCAAGTCCGGCGGCGAATGGATCTCCTCCATCGCGCTGGAAAACGCAGCCGTCGGCCACCCGGACGTGGCCGAGGCCGCCGCCATCGGCATCCCCCACCCGAAATGGGACGAGCGCCCGCTGCTGGTGGTGGTGCCCCGCCCCGGCCGGCACCCGGACAAGCGGGACATCCTGGACCTCATCGCCACCCGCTTCGCGCGCTGGCAGGTGCCCGACGACGTGCTCTTCGTCTCCGAGATCCCGCACACGGCCACCGGCAAGATCTCCAAGCTCACCCTGCGCCGGCAACTGGCGGAGATGAACTACGTCGCACCGGAGTGA
- the mnmA gene encoding tRNA 2-thiouridine(34) synthase MnmA: protein MLNALPAPGLNSLGFAKPPAETRVVVAMSGGVDSSVVAARLKREGYDVVGVTLQLYDHGAALQKKGACCAGQDIYDASRVAEVMGFPHYVLDYENRFRESVIDEFADSYLAGATPIPCVRCNERVKFRDLLETARELDADCMATGHYVQRFEGAQGPELHRAADPGRDQSYFLFTTTPEQLSYLRFPLGHLKSKAETRALAAEFGLTVADKPDSQDICFVPEGGYADVIAKLRPGAAEPGEIVHLDGRRLGRHAGVLHYTVGQRRGLGIGGGEPLYVVKLDPDARQVIVGPREALAIREIPVREINWLGHAAFEQAPEGGWEMMVKVRSARPPRPARIHPTGPDTARVELLSAEEGVAPGQACVFYAPEGNRVLGGGWIHRG, encoded by the coding sequence ATGCTCAACGCCCTGCCCGCACCGGGCCTCAACAGCCTCGGATTCGCCAAGCCGCCCGCCGAAACGCGGGTGGTCGTCGCCATGTCCGGCGGGGTGGACAGCTCGGTGGTCGCAGCCCGGCTCAAGCGCGAGGGCTACGACGTGGTGGGCGTCACGCTCCAGCTCTACGACCACGGCGCCGCCCTGCAGAAGAAGGGCGCCTGCTGCGCAGGGCAGGACATCTACGATGCCTCCCGCGTGGCCGAGGTGATGGGCTTTCCCCACTACGTGCTCGACTACGAGAACCGCTTCCGCGAGAGCGTGATCGACGAGTTCGCCGACAGCTATCTCGCCGGTGCCACGCCCATTCCCTGCGTGCGCTGCAACGAGCGGGTGAAGTTCCGCGACCTGCTGGAGACCGCGCGCGAGCTCGACGCCGACTGCATGGCTACCGGCCATTACGTGCAGCGCTTCGAGGGCGCGCAGGGCCCGGAGCTGCACCGTGCCGCCGACCCCGGGCGCGACCAGTCCTACTTCCTGTTCACCACCACCCCCGAGCAGCTTTCCTACCTGCGCTTCCCGCTGGGCCACCTGAAGAGCAAGGCCGAGACCCGGGCACTGGCCGCCGAATTCGGCCTCACCGTGGCCGACAAGCCCGACAGCCAGGACATCTGCTTCGTGCCCGAGGGCGGCTATGCCGACGTGATCGCGAAGCTGCGCCCCGGCGCCGCCGAGCCGGGCGAGATCGTGCATCTCGACGGCCGCAGGCTGGGCCGCCACGCGGGCGTGCTGCACTACACCGTGGGCCAGCGCCGCGGTCTCGGCATCGGCGGGGGCGAGCCGCTCTACGTGGTCAAGCTCGATCCGGACGCGCGGCAGGTGATCGTCGGCCCGCGCGAGGCGCTCGCCATCCGCGAGATCCCAGTGCGCGAGATCAACTGGCTGGGCCACGCCGCCTTCGAACAGGCGCCCGAGGGCGGCTGGGAGATGATGGTGAAGGTCCGCTCCGCCCGCCCGCCGCGGCCCGCGCGCATCCACCCCACCGGGCCGGACACGGCGCGCGTGGAGCTGCTCTCGGCCGAGGAGGGCGTGGCCCCGGGGCAGGCCTGCGTGTTCTACGCGCCGGAGGGCAACCGGGTGCTGGGCGGCGGCTGGATCCACCGCGGCTGA